From a region of the Syngnathus typhle isolate RoL2023-S1 ecotype Sweden linkage group LG12, RoL_Styp_1.0, whole genome shotgun sequence genome:
- the ccni gene encoding cyclin-I isoform X1: MKFSEPWEIHRLSFLLEKAMSREAKMWRVYVLKKPSSQDTDISPTQRDKAVCWLTELHGRLQLYPETLVLSVSILDRFLASIKARPKYLRCIAIASFFLAVKTCEEDECVPSLKDLVVSSNCGCSPSEILRMEKIILDKLNWDLHNATPLDFLHIFHAMMLSCSGFLDSLPRLNRSQHLALLTQRLYRCLADHSLLQLRGSMLALALITLELETCCHHWLAVTIELLRKAQIDTSELIRSRELVASRHSTPRASLPPNTVYIYQPLQSHTNLQLAAQDILGSFTSSIEPSMAAARVNERCGTVLSTANRSSHMTLLSPRKQLGQLNCLHKVTVRCKASTKRKVEEMEVDDFYDGIKRLYNEDGMTTAIQEGTATRGFGALMSHQEDSSSLCPPLQPVCAS; this comes from the exons GATACAGATATCTCCCCGACTCAGCGGGACAAGGCCGTGTGCTGGCTGACGGAGCTCCATGGCAGACTGCAGCTGTACCCAGAAACTCTGGTGTTATCAGTTAGCATTCTGGATCGCTTTCTCGCTTCCATCAAA GCTCGGCCAAAGTACCTGCGCTGCATCGCAATTGCCTCTTTCTTCCTGGCTGTCAAGACCTGTGAGGAGGATGAG TGTGTGCCCTCTCTAAAGGATTTGGTTGTGTCCAGCAACTGTGGTTGTTCTCCATCTGAAATCTTGAGAATGGAAAAAATCATCCTCGATAAACTCAACTGGGATCTCCACAACGCAACACCATTGGACTTCCTGCATATT TTCCATGCAATGATGTTGTCGTGTTCTGGGTTTTTGGACTCTTTGCCGAGACTGAACCGCTCTCAGCATCTTGCCCTGCTCACACAACGACTTTACCGCTGTTTGGCTGATCACTCACTCCTTCAG ctgAGAGGATCCATGCTGGCCTTGGCCCTCATCACTCTGGAGCTGGAGACCTGTTGTCACCACTGGCTGGCTGTCACCATCGAGCTGCTGAGGAAGGCACAG ATTGACACCTCGGAGTTGATTCGGAGTCGAGAGCTGGTTGCGAGTCGTCATTCCACACCCAGAGCTTCCTTACCTCCAAACACTGTCTACATCTACCAACCTCTTCAAAGCCATACCAATTTGCAACTTGCAGCACAGGACATTCTGG GGAGCTTCACGTCCTCCATTGAGCCTTCCATGGCAGCAGCTCGAGTGAATGAGCGATGCGGCACCGTCCTGTCCACCGCCAACCGCAGCAGCCACATGACGCTCCTCTCTCCTCGCAAACAGTTGGGTCAGCTCAACTGCCTGCACAAAGTCACTGTGCGCTGCAAGGCCTCGACAAAGCGCAAG GTGGAGGAGATGGAAGTGGATGACTTCTACGACGGTATCAAGCGCCTGTACAACGAAGACGGCATGACCACCGCCATTCAAGAGGGGACAGCAACGAGAGGCTTTGGAGCCTTGATGTCGCATCAGGAAGACAGCTCTTCCCTCTGCCCTCCACTACAACCAGTCTGTGCCTCATAG